The genomic window TCCGACATACGCAAGGGTCTCAAAATCCAGATCGACGGGACTCCCTACGCCGTGGTTGAGTTCCAATTCGTCAAGCCAGGCAAGGGTCAGGCTTTCACACGCACCAAGCTCAAGAACATGTTCAATGGAACGGTTATCGAGCGCACCTACCGATCTGGCGAGAAACTAGAAAAGGCGGATCTGGAAGAACGCCAGATGCAGTACCTGTATGCAGAGGGTGACCACTTCGTGTTCATGGATACGACGAGCTACGAGCAGCTGCACTTGTCGGCCGAACGGCTGGGCGACAACCGGTACTACCTCGTGGATGGCCTCACGGCACAGGTACTGCTCTTCGATGGGCAGCCGATCGGGGTCACGTTGCCCAATTTCGTTGAGCTCAAGGTTTCGAGGACCGACCCCGGGTTCAAAGGCGACACAAGTGGCAGCGTGAGCAAGCCGGCTACGCTCGAGACGGGGCTTCAGGTCAACGTGCCGCTGTTTGTCAACGAAGAAGAGACCATAAAAGTCGATACCCGCTCCGGCGCCTATGTCGAGCGCGTCACGCTCAAGAAGCATGGACCCTAGTTCCTGCCGCCTCCTGCCGCCAGCTGCAACATCGATTAGCGGGCAACTCATATCACCAGTCTGACGATTGAGCAGGAACGCGGTTGAGCAGGAACGCGGTTGAGAGTTAGTTTGGTGAGGCTCCGCATCGATGCGGGCTAGTGCTCGACAGACCCACGACCTTCCCGCCGGTGCACGGGTCACCGTGTCGGGACGAGTCGTCTTGGCCGAAGCGCGCGAGTTCGTGCTGCGCGACGATACATCTTCGCTTCGCGTCGCAGCGAAGAACGCTCTGCCAGCTGCCGGCTGCTGGGTGACCGTGCACGGGCTATGGAACGGTAGCGTGATGCGGGCAGAGCAGATTCGAGTCGTGGCGAGCACGGCTCGTCCCGGCACATCGGACGGCGAGTGGAACTGGGGCCAAGGACGCGTTGCCGGGTCGCACGGCAACCATCTCGAGATGCTCAAGGCCAGGCACCGGTTGCTGCGTGGCATCCGGCTCTTCTTTGATGACCAAGACTTCGTCGAAGTGGAGACGCCGGCGATCGTGTCAAGCCCAGGGCTCGAGCCGCACATCGAAGCCTTTGAAGTCGTCGGTGGTGACACCACTCGCTGGCTGCACACGAGTCCCGAATTCCAGATGAAGCGCCTGCTTGCCGCCGGCCTACCGCGAATCTACCAAGTCTGCCGGGTCTTCCGGCGCCACGAGCAAGGGCATCTGCACCAGCCCGAGTTCACGCTCCTGGAATGGTACCGGACCTTCGCTGGCAGCCGGGACGTCATGCGCGACACCGAGCGACTCGTGGCCGCGCTGGCCGAACGATTGCTGCAGTCGCATACGATCCGAGGACACGGTGCTCCGGTGGACGTGAGCCCACCGTGGGACCGCGTGACCTTGACGGAAGCCTTTAGTCGCTACGCTGATGCAAACCTGCAAAGCGTGGCTCGCGACGAGGAACTCTTCTTTCGATTGCTGGTGGAAAAAGTCGAGCCCGAGCTCGGCCGAGGACGGCCCACTTTCGTGACCCATTATCCAGCAAGCATGGCGGCGCTGGCACGGCTGGACGCAGAAGATCCACGTTTCGCGGATCGTTTCGAAGCCTACGTCGACGGGGTGGAGCTGTGTAACGGCTATGGCGAGCTGGTCGATTCCGTGGAGCAACGCCGCCGTTTCGAGCGCGAGCTGAAGGCCCGACAAGCACGCGCCGCAGCGATCTATCCGATCGACGAGCGATTCCTGGCCGCGCTGGAAGAAGGCGTACCGCCCAGTGGTGGCAACGCGCTGGGTGTAGACCGGCTGCTGATGCTCATCCTCGGCGTCAGACAGATCGAGGACGCGGTCGCCTTTGGCCAAAGCCGGCTCTAGGCCCTAACGATACGAAGGAGGGGGTGAAGGCAGGGCGAGCTGGCTCTCTAGCCTGAAGTTGTGCTCCGCGGCTGTTCGCTGGTCCAGCACGATCTGCGCGCTTTGCACCTGGCGCGACAGGGCGTGAATCGCACGAGCATAACGTGGCTGCGGGTCGAGGCGCTGGGCTTGTCGGAGCGCTTGTTCGGCCGTTCGCAAGCCGTGCAGCTCGTCTTCCGCTCGCCTGCGCCCGAAGCGACGCGCTTGCCCCAAGTTGTAGTATACGCGTGCACGCTTGACCGCAGGCAGCCACACCAGCCGCCCCCCGCGCTCGAGCTGTTCGAGTACCTCGCGCCCCTGAAGCCATCGACCCGCACGCATGAGGTCCAGCGCGCGTCGGGTCTGAGGCAGGTCGACGTCGATCAGCTCGACCTCGATCATGCGCTTGCGTTGACTGGTCAGCGCTTGAGCGCGGCGAGCCAACGTGTCTGCAACGTGCTCGCGAGCACGCTGGCGGCTGGTGGACTTGCCCATCGTTCGCAGCGTCAGCCGTTGCAGGCGCCGACCCGACTTGGCGTCGTACACGATGAGCACGAGCTTGCCGGTGACCGTTGGCACCTCGTAAACGTACGAACGCTGCACCGTGTAGCAGCCCCACGCGTTGCAGATCGACTCCGGCCGCGTCGCCCAGCGGCTATGCATCTCCTCATCGACGCCCAGCCTGAACATTACCACCACGGTGGCCGGACGCATCTTGCCGGCACGACGAGACTCCTCCCATTGATGCCTCGAGATCATCTCGACACGCGTACGCCCGCTCGCCCCCACATGCGCGGCGAAGCGCTCGGCGATTCGATCCTCGAGCATGCTCTCGCCTCGCAGCACCCACACATTGGGGAACGCGCGTACCGGGACGCTCGCAGGCTGCACCAGGTAGCCACGCGCCCACGCCGACCCACCGCAGCCGGTCAGACAGACGCCAGCCCAAACGCCCAGCATCAACCACCGGCCAACAACGAGGTTCCGAATGCAGGCGCTCGCTTGCATGGGTCAGTCGCCTCCGAGCCGAACGCCCGAAAGAGCCGTCACCCGCCGGGACCGCGGCTTCGAGGCACGAACATGCTTAGCTTAACGCGCCGACTGCGATGCGCTAGCGAAGCGCAGCAACTCGGTCACTCGTCAGCGGTCCGCTGTTTCGCTTCCGCCCATAGCGCGTCGAGCTCCTCCGACGATGCGCCTTCGGGCGTCTTGCCGCGAGTGCGCAACGCCGCCTCGACGTAACGGACCCGGGCCCTGAAACGGGTCAGGCTACCCCGCAAGGCGAGCTCCGGATCGTGGCCGAGCTTTCGGCCCAGATTGGCAAGCGTGAACAACACATCGCCGAGCTCGTCGAGCGCGTTGGCCTGGTCGCCCGCTGCAATGGCGGCGTCGAGCTCCGAAAGCTCTTCCGCGAGCTTGCGCCGCACCGCTGCCACTTCCGGCCAGTCCAACCCAAGGCGCGCGGCCTTCTCGCCCAGGCGTTGCGCCGCCAGCAACGCGGGCAGGTTCTTCGGAACGCCGTCCAGCACGCCCCGCCCGGCCTTTTCCGCGGCCTTGATCCTCTCCCAGTTGACGACTACCTGGGCAGCGTCCGCCACGTGCTCATCACCGAAGACGTGCGGATGGCGGCGCACCAGCTTGTCGCAGATCCCGCTGACCACGTCATCGATCCCGAACCACTGTCGTGCTCGCGCGAGCTCCGCTTGAAACACGATTTGGAGCAGGAGATCGCCCAGTTCCTCGCACAACGGGTCCGGCTGCCCAGCTTCGACTGCCTCGACGACCTCGTAGGCCTCTTCGATCACGTACGAGCGCAACGATTGCAGCGACTGCGCACGGTCCCAGGGACAGCCGCCAGGTGCCAGCAGCCGCCGCATGATCTCCACCAGACGGGGCAAGGTGCTGCCACTTGGCCGAGGGTCCATGGCGCGGACATTAGTACCACGAATAGGCGAGCTCGCCCGCGGCCGGGGTGGCCCTGCGGGCTTGACGCCGACCCCGTCCACCGGCACCTTGCCCCGCCAGAATGAAGTACAAGAAGTCGGCTGTGAGCTCGGCTCACATCGTCGCAGCGGCAACCCGGGTCCTCGCGCGCCAGGGGTACGCCCATACCAGCCTGATGGACATCGCCAACGAAGCGGACATGTCCAAGGGTGCGGTGCATTACCACTTCCCCACCAAGGAATCGCTCATGACGGTGGTCCTGCGCGAAGCCTGCGATGCCGTGGCCCGCGGCACGCTGGCCGCCTGGACCGAGGGCGACAACCCCCTTCAATCCTTGCGCTCCTCGCTGCAGGAGCTGTGGCGGGTACGTGCACAGCGCACCGATGAGGCTGTGGTGGTTGCCGACCTGCTGGCCCAGAGCCTGCACGATTCCAAACTGCGTTCCCCGCTCTCCCAGTATTACCGCTTCGCGGTAGAGCAAGTCGAAGCCCATCTCCACGAGCAGCTGGGCAAGATCGGCTTGAAGCCGAAAGTGCCGCCGCAGCTGCTGGCCCGCCTGCTCCATGCCCTCCTTGACGGCCTGCTCATGCAGGCCCTGGTGGATCCGGACGCCTTTGGTCCCGACGAAGTTGTCGACGCCCTTGAAAGCGTTTCCTTGGCCATGCTCGATTTCGGCGGGCAAGCCACGCCAGCACGGGACCTGCAGCCAAGCCAAACGCCAACGGAGGACGAGTGACGACCTCGACGGCAGGCCGCTCCGGAGCCCTGGATCCGTTGGGCGATATCGTCGCCCAGCAGGCAGCCGTGCGCACGCTTCAAAAAGCGCTCGAACGCGATACGCTGGCCCAGGCCTACCTGTTCGAAGGACCCGATGGCGTTGGAAAACACAAGACCGCACTGGCACTTGCCAGCGCCAGACTGCTCGCCGGCGCGCAGCCTTCGCACCAAGCCGAGTTGCTGGCCAAGCTCGCCCACGGGAACCACCCCGATGTGCGCGTGTTTCCACCGCGCACGGAAGGCAACCGCAATCTGCCAGTTCGGATCGTCCGCGATGAGATACAGAGCTACATTCAGTACGCACCCTTCGAAGCCCACGCAAGCTTCCTCGTGTTCCCGCAGGCGGACATCTCGTTGCCCGCCCAACACCCCGAGGCAGCCAACGCACTGCTCAAGGCACTGGAGGAACCGAGGGCCAACATTCACTTCGTTCTCACGTCCGCACGTCCGCAGCGCCTGCTGCCCACGATCCGGTCCCGTTGTCAACGCGTGCGTTTTGGGCGCCTGCCCGATCGGGTGCTGGCGGGCATCTTGCGCGAACGTGGCGTGCCCGCCGAGACGCTAGAAGCCGCGATCATGTTAGCAGACGGCCGCGCGGATCGCGCCATCGAGCTAAGCCAGGAGGGCCGCTCCTTGGAGTTGGTCGAGTTGGCGCTCGAGCTCGACGCTGCGATCTCGGCCACAGAGCCTTCGGCGCAGCTTGACGCGGCTTACGGCCTGGCACAGCACGA from Pseudomonadota bacterium includes these protein-coding regions:
- the efp gene encoding elongation factor P; translation: MYDTSDIRKGLKIQIDGTPYAVVEFQFVKPGKGQAFTRTKLKNMFNGTVIERTYRSGEKLEKADLEERQMQYLYAEGDHFVFMDTTSYEQLHLSAERLGDNRYYLVDGLTAQVLLFDGQPIGVTLPNFVELKVSRTDPGFKGDTSGSVSKPATLETGLQVNVPLFVNEEETIKVDTRSGAYVERVTLKKHGP
- the genX gene encoding EF-P lysine aminoacylase GenX; its protein translation is MRASARQTHDLPAGARVTVSGRVVLAEAREFVLRDDTSSLRVAAKNALPAAGCWVTVHGLWNGSVMRAEQIRVVASTARPGTSDGEWNWGQGRVAGSHGNHLEMLKARHRLLRGIRLFFDDQDFVEVETPAIVSSPGLEPHIEAFEVVGGDTTRWLHTSPEFQMKRLLAAGLPRIYQVCRVFRRHEQGHLHQPEFTLLEWYRTFAGSRDVMRDTERLVAALAERLLQSHTIRGHGAPVDVSPPWDRVTLTEAFSRYADANLQSVARDEELFFRLLVEKVEPELGRGRPTFVTHYPASMAALARLDAEDPRFADRFEAYVDGVELCNGYGELVDSVEQRRRFERELKARQARAAAIYPIDERFLAALEEGVPPSGGNALGVDRLLMLILGVRQIEDAVAFGQSRL
- the mazG gene encoding nucleoside triphosphate pyrophosphohydrolase gives rise to the protein MDPRPSGSTLPRLVEIMRRLLAPGGCPWDRAQSLQSLRSYVIEEAYEVVEAVEAGQPDPLCEELGDLLLQIVFQAELARARQWFGIDDVVSGICDKLVRRHPHVFGDEHVADAAQVVVNWERIKAAEKAGRGVLDGVPKNLPALLAAQRLGEKAARLGLDWPEVAAVRRKLAEELSELDAAIAAGDQANALDELGDVLFTLANLGRKLGHDPELALRGSLTRFRARVRYVEAALRTRGKTPEGASSEELDALWAEAKQRTADE
- a CDS encoding TetR/AcrR family transcriptional regulator, producing MSSAHIVAAATRVLARQGYAHTSLMDIANEADMSKGAVHYHFPTKESLMTVVLREACDAVARGTLAAWTEGDNPLQSLRSSLQELWRVRAQRTDEAVVVADLLAQSLHDSKLRSPLSQYYRFAVEQVEAHLHEQLGKIGLKPKVPPQLLARLLHALLDGLLMQALVDPDAFGPDEVVDALESVSLAMLDFGGQATPARDLQPSQTPTEDE
- a CDS encoding AAA family ATPase; this translates as MTTSTAGRSGALDPLGDIVAQQAAVRTLQKALERDTLAQAYLFEGPDGVGKHKTALALASARLLAGAQPSHQAELLAKLAHGNHPDVRVFPPRTEGNRNLPVRIVRDEIQSYIQYAPFEAHASFLVFPQADISLPAQHPEAANALLKALEEPRANIHFVLTSARPQRLLPTIRSRCQRVRFGRLPDRVLAGILRERGVPAETLEAAIMLADGRADRAIELSQEGRSLELVELALELDAAISATEPSAQLDAAYGLAQHEQRSLALETLARFYREVARAGLGFGGRPEAPSKQWQAARARAEQVAPHEAASRVALIAQLGEDLDRNANALMALESMLMELRHAGRALARRRIDE